In a genomic window of Methanocalculus natronophilus:
- a CDS encoding sensor histidine kinase: MPKEDNHDEYLKTILALFSEEPRGLSISDISREIGLNRNSVSKYVNMLSISGRVEMKMVGPSKVYFLSERVPVSALIDFSTDAIVLLDEKLKVVTANDHYLLLAGVAKEDLTGTRIQDFDYPILSTDAFLSRIPRYGEGEQVLEAVVPDTGAGERHFRVKILPAAFEGGDAGYAVIIEETTERRQSEERIASALREKEALLRELHLRVKNNLQMIASLINLQKMESGSDEVAAALRETENRVLSLSLAHELLYAEAMIAEVDMKAYLELLIGELRRSYDLMDSGIACELPAHECLLDADSAIAVGLIVNELVALAAGTDGTCNLHVSGSISPDDGTCCLKVIADEAVERTDGLGMALVRTLVNRELNGTLSILPDGWEVRF, encoded by the coding sequence ATGCCAAAAGAAGATAATCATGACGAATACCTGAAGACGATACTTGCTCTCTTCAGTGAGGAGCCACGTGGTTTGAGCATTAGCGATATCTCCCGGGAGATCGGACTGAACCGGAACTCTGTCTCAAAATATGTCAATATGCTCTCGATCTCCGGCAGGGTCGAGATGAAGATGGTTGGCCCGTCCAAGGTATATTTCCTCTCTGAACGTGTGCCTGTCTCGGCACTCATCGATTTTTCAACAGATGCAATCGTTCTCCTGGATGAGAAACTCAAGGTAGTCACCGCAAATGATCACTATCTTTTGCTTGCCGGAGTGGCAAAGGAAGATCTGACAGGTACCCGGATCCAGGATTTTGATTATCCAATACTCTCAACAGACGCGTTTCTCTCCAGAATACCCCGGTATGGTGAGGGTGAACAGGTGCTGGAAGCAGTTGTCCCTGATACCGGAGCTGGAGAGCGGCACTTCCGGGTGAAGATCCTTCCTGCTGCTTTCGAAGGGGGTGATGCCGGGTATGCGGTAATTATCGAGGAGACAACCGAAAGGCGGCAGTCAGAAGAGAGGATCGCGTCTGCCCTCCGTGAGAAGGAGGCTCTCCTCCGTGAACTCCACCTGCGGGTGAAGAACAACCTCCAGATGATTGCAAGCTTAATCAATCTCCAGAAGATGGAGAGCGGATCGGATGAGGTGGCAGCGGCACTCCGGGAGACAGAGAACCGGGTTCTCTCCCTCTCGCTTGCCCATGAACTCCTCTATGCAGAAGCGATGATCGCAGAGGTGGATATGAAAGCATATCTTGAGCTTCTCATCGGGGAGCTCAGGCGATCATATGATCTGATGGATTCCGGTATCGCCTGCGAACTCCCAGCTCATGAATGCCTGCTTGATGCTGACTCGGCAATAGCTGTCGGCCTTATTGTCAATGAACTGGTGGCGCTGGCAGCAGGTACTGATGGAACGTGCAATCTGCATGTATCAGGGAGCATCTCTCCAGACGATGGTACCTGCTGCCTGAAAGTCATCGCGGATGAAGCAGTGGAAAGAACCGATGGCCTGGGAATGGCGCTTGTCCGGACGCTTGTCAACCGGGAACTGAACGGGACTCTGAGCATCCTGCCTGACGGCTGGGAGGTGAGATTCTGA
- a CDS encoding PAS domain S-box protein: MKRAIRKPDPWLPAITGTALIAIVIEIILLQEGVTQVYPHLFYIPIILAGYRFQRSGILIGCGLAAVYLLLHIIIFPDTIALAEAFLRFLVMAGVGIISGTFSWKLTESKQIYQTLFDDALNPVLIADEDGTYLEANKAALDFLNRSRDEVIGKSVWDFVPPECLGQEREAQNPFTSQRTRETPFLVDGEVKTLLLNVVPVRAGGKTTLYGIGLDITGQKKAEKIQKRLASIVESSGDAITSLDLNARVITWNRGAEEILGWKAREIIGRQYSLVIPLEDQPIFIDYFNEMIATKTPQVREVNRQHRSGRKLRMSATISPILDQNGTIIAISGILRDITREKEMEERLRKNEAILRIAGKTVQFGGYSVSLADSRITWSDEVAHIHDEEPGYSPTIDEGISYYAPKWQERIRDVFSACAKDGIPYDEEMEIITGRETRKWVRTTGEAIRDESGEIIGVQGACQDITEQKVADDRLQRTFFYTRGLIEASLDPLVTISPDGLITDVNKATETVTGISREDLIGSDFATYFTDPKKAQEGYREAFRSGFVRDYALTIKNISGETRDVLYNASIYCDQSETVQGVFAAARDITREKEMMQKIQENLYEKETLLREIHHRVKNNMQVVSSLLHLQALTIGDERFMGAFQDSENRIASMALVHEHLYQSGNLARINAAEYVRKLSLEIAHSYSSSGKITMTHRLDDLTLDIDTATYCGLIVNELLSNAMKHAFKGRGEGRIGISLEKDEEGSIILTFEDDGIGMPETIDLQTGSTLGVELIRTFVRQIKGSYSCSPRPGGGTRWQIWFRNRGDTGPVGLRSLTEDDTNPLPPSSA, translated from the coding sequence ATGAAGAGAGCGATCCGGAAGCCTGATCCCTGGCTCCCTGCCATCACCGGAACTGCACTCATAGCGATCGTGATTGAAATCATCCTTCTCCAGGAAGGAGTAACCCAGGTCTATCCACACCTCTTCTACATCCCGATTATTCTAGCCGGCTACCGGTTTCAGCGATCCGGAATCCTCATTGGGTGCGGACTTGCAGCCGTATACCTGCTGCTGCACATCATCATCTTCCCTGATACAATTGCACTTGCCGAAGCCTTCCTGCGGTTTCTTGTGATGGCAGGTGTTGGGATCATCAGCGGCACCTTCTCCTGGAAACTCACCGAGAGCAAACAAATATACCAGACCCTCTTTGATGATGCATTGAACCCCGTCCTGATCGCAGATGAAGATGGAACCTATCTTGAGGCAAACAAGGCCGCACTTGATTTTCTGAACCGTTCCCGGGATGAGGTGATCGGGAAGTCGGTCTGGGATTTTGTCCCCCCAGAATGCCTTGGGCAGGAGAGAGAGGCCCAAAACCCTTTTACCAGTCAACGGACACGCGAAACACCGTTTCTGGTGGATGGTGAGGTGAAGACACTCCTCCTGAATGTTGTTCCTGTCAGAGCCGGCGGGAAGACAACGCTCTATGGCATTGGCCTTGATATCACCGGGCAAAAAAAAGCCGAGAAGATCCAAAAAAGGCTCGCTTCCATTGTGGAATCATCGGGTGACGCGATTACGAGCCTTGATCTCAATGCCAGGGTGATCACCTGGAACAGGGGAGCAGAGGAGATCCTTGGATGGAAAGCCAGGGAGATCATCGGCAGGCAGTATTCACTTGTGATCCCTTTGGAGGATCAGCCGATCTTTATAGATTACTTCAATGAGATGATTGCAACAAAAACCCCGCAGGTGCGGGAGGTGAACCGGCAGCACCGATCTGGCAGAAAGCTCCGGATGTCAGCTACAATATCTCCTATCCTGGATCAGAATGGCACAATCATTGCCATCTCGGGTATCCTCAGGGACATTACCCGTGAGAAGGAGATGGAGGAGAGGCTCCGGAAAAATGAGGCAATACTCAGGATTGCAGGTAAGACCGTACAGTTTGGCGGCTATAGTGTCAGTTTAGCCGATTCGAGGATCACATGGTCAGATGAAGTGGCACATATCCATGATGAAGAACCCGGATACTCCCCCACAATTGATGAGGGGATCAGTTACTATGCCCCAAAGTGGCAGGAGAGAATCCGGGATGTCTTTTCAGCCTGCGCCAAAGACGGCATTCCCTATGATGAGGAGATGGAGATCATCACTGGCAGAGAAACCAGAAAATGGGTACGAACCACCGGCGAGGCGATCCGGGATGAATCAGGAGAAATTATCGGAGTGCAGGGAGCCTGCCAGGACATCACCGAACAGAAGGTGGCTGATGACAGGCTGCAGAGAACATTTTTCTACACCCGCGGGCTCATCGAAGCAAGCCTTGACCCCCTCGTCACCATAAGTCCGGATGGCCTGATCACGGATGTGAATAAGGCAACCGAGACGGTGACCGGCATCTCCCGTGAAGACCTGATCGGAAGCGATTTTGCCACGTATTTCACCGATCCAAAGAAGGCACAGGAAGGGTACAGGGAAGCCTTCAGATCAGGATTTGTCAGGGATTATGCCCTGACGATCAAGAACATATCTGGCGAGACACGGGATGTGCTCTATAATGCAAGCATCTATTGTGACCAGTCAGAAACAGTACAGGGAGTCTTTGCTGCTGCCCGTGACATCACCAGGGAGAAAGAGATGATGCAGAAGATCCAGGAGAACCTGTATGAGAAGGAGACCCTGCTGCGGGAGATCCACCATCGTGTCAAGAACAATATGCAGGTTGTCTCATCCCTCCTGCATCTCCAGGCACTCACAATAGGAGATGAACGCTTTATGGGTGCATTCCAGGACAGCGAGAACCGGATCGCCTCAATGGCACTTGTCCATGAACACCTCTACCAATCCGGAAACCTTGCACGAATCAACGCGGCAGAGTATGTGAGGAAACTCTCTCTTGAAATCGCCCACTCCTATTCATCATCTGGGAAGATCACCATGACCCACCGGCTTGACGATCTCACGCTCGATATCGACACTGCCACCTATTGCGGGCTTATTGTAAACGAGCTCCTCTCAAATGCCATGAAACACGCATTCAAGGGCAGAGGAGAGGGAAGAATCGGGATCTCACTGGAAAAGGACGAGGAGGGTTCGATCATCCTCACCTTCGAGGATGACGGAATAGGCATGCCTGAAACAATCGATCTACAGACCGGATCCACCCTTGGTGTCGAGCTGATCAGGACATTTGTCCGGCAGATCAAGGGCTCGTACTCCTGCTCCCCGCGTCCCGGGGGCGGTACCCGCTGGCAGATATGGTTCAGAAACAGGGGTGATACCGGTCCTGTAGGGCTGCGATCACTGACGGAAGATGATACGAATCCACTGCCGCCATCCTCTGCCTGA
- a CDS encoding DEAD/DEAH box helicase, giving the protein MTDTLSRLHPALREVLVSTLRWDEFRSVQEEALLAYGREMDLLILAPTAGGKTESAFLPALHDLLTARTPGIGILYLSPAKALINDQYLRITHITAPLGLEVSAWHGDVQRSDRIWHEDEPPHILLTTPESLELLLMDPKRRRAFLQLRSVIVDEVHTFAGSARGVQLRCLIERLDHLCTRRIQRIALSATVGNPEALLAWFSGHDRTGACIRAESPPSARRFSFLIEASEDERIRLLAGVVANKKTLLFTGSRSEAERVHAALSQYVASALVHHSAVSPDARRAAEEEMAGSGPACIVCTSTLELGIDIGALDLVVQYGPPDSVASFLQRLGRSGRRKRPPEMVFLLANGEEALLAAAAVRAAREKLVEPEAPPAIPCHVFLQQLFVQLAISRRGLGRRPLISGLLALPPFNGISKEDADRILDHLFSEGYLAMDGDLVTLGSSAERELFRYHGLPLCSVIPDIRGYRATTPEGEFVGTLDPLFAGSAAHGFTLAGRSWRVLARDDERRSLLVVPMQREASRPFWTGGGRHGISHLLAGAAGRIARQREPDLPLAEEVQDAIRDAVSTWPAGCECDEIVILAEPMAEGSWVSAWTFLGDHLNATLACLLRYLLPSNWAVESSFSSVTVAVPGFVEPAAGEEAVSVALLQIRDLSIDELAAMLPELPPDTWRLGSYLPRAIRQRMAAVDSYHLPSVIAALQDRYHPCF; this is encoded by the coding sequence GTGACAGATACGCTCTCCCGTCTCCATCCCGCCCTGCGCGAGGTGCTGGTCTCAACCCTCCGGTGGGACGAGTTCCGTTCTGTTCAGGAAGAAGCGCTCCTGGCGTATGGCAGAGAAATGGATCTCCTCATCCTCGCGCCGACGGCGGGTGGCAAGACTGAATCTGCATTTCTGCCCGCTCTTCATGATCTCCTGACGGCCCGGACGCCTGGAATCGGGATACTCTATCTCTCTCCTGCAAAAGCCTTAATCAATGATCAATATCTCAGGATCACCCATATAACCGCACCACTGGGCCTTGAGGTCTCTGCATGGCATGGGGATGTACAGCGATCGGATCGGATCTGGCATGAGGATGAACCGCCGCATATTCTTCTCACCACCCCGGAGTCGCTTGAACTGCTGTTAATGGATCCAAAACGGCGGCGGGCATTTCTGCAGCTCCGGTCAGTGATTGTTGATGAGGTGCATACCTTCGCTGGATCAGCACGCGGTGTGCAGCTCCGTTGTCTCATCGAACGGCTTGATCATCTTTGCACCAGGCGGATCCAGCGAATCGCCCTCTCTGCAACTGTTGGAAACCCTGAAGCGCTCCTTGCATGGTTCTCAGGACACGATCGCACCGGTGCCTGTATCCGGGCTGAATCGCCTCCGTCAGCGAGGCGGTTCTCGTTTCTCATAGAGGCGTCTGAAGATGAACGGATCAGGCTGCTTGCGGGGGTTGTGGCTAACAAGAAGACGCTCCTCTTCACCGGGAGCAGGAGTGAGGCAGAGCGGGTTCATGCAGCCCTCTCGCAGTATGTGGCATCCGCCCTGGTTCACCACTCGGCAGTCTCGCCGGATGCCAGGAGGGCTGCTGAGGAGGAGATGGCAGGGAGTGGGCCTGCCTGCATTGTCTGCACCAGCACGCTTGAACTTGGAATTGATATCGGCGCACTTGATCTCGTTGTCCAGTATGGGCCTCCCGACTCGGTTGCCTCATTTCTCCAGCGGCTCGGGAGGTCCGGCCGGAGAAAGCGGCCGCCTGAGATGGTTTTTCTGCTCGCAAACGGGGAAGAGGCGCTGCTTGCGGCTGCCGCTGTCCGGGCGGCACGGGAGAAGCTGGTTGAGCCGGAAGCTCCTCCAGCTATTCCCTGCCACGTCTTTCTCCAGCAGCTCTTTGTACAGCTTGCGATCTCCCGCCGCGGCCTGGGGAGGCGGCCCCTCATCTCAGGCCTTCTTGCCCTGCCGCCGTTTAATGGGATCAGCAAAGAAGATGCAGACCGGATACTGGATCATCTCTTCAGCGAGGGATACCTGGCAATGGATGGGGATCTCGTGACACTCGGTTCTTCTGCAGAACGTGAACTGTTCCGGTACCACGGGCTTCCTCTCTGTTCTGTCATCCCGGATATCCGTGGGTATCGGGCAACCACACCTGAGGGCGAGTTCGTGGGCACGCTTGATCCTCTCTTTGCCGGGTCTGCTGCCCATGGTTTTACGCTTGCCGGGCGGAGCTGGCGGGTTCTTGCACGAGATGATGAACGCAGGAGCCTTCTTGTGGTTCCCATGCAGAGGGAGGCGTCCCGGCCGTTCTGGACAGGTGGAGGCAGGCATGGGATATCTCATCTTCTTGCAGGTGCTGCGGGCAGGATCGCCCGGCAGAGGGAACCAGATCTCCCGTTGGCAGAGGAGGTGCAGGACGCGATCCGGGATGCGGTCTCAACCTGGCCTGCCGGGTGCGAGTGCGATGAGATCGTGATTCTGGCTGAACCGATGGCTGAGGGATCATGGGTTTCAGCCTGGACGTTTCTTGGTGATCACCTGAATGCAACCCTTGCCTGCCTGCTCCGGTATCTGCTCCCATCAAACTGGGCAGTTGAATCCTCGTTCTCTTCAGTTACCGTGGCAGTTCCCGGCTTTGTCGAACCAGCAGCCGGGGAGGAGGCGGTCTCTGTTGCGCTTCTGCAGATCCGGGATCTCTCAATAGACGAGCTGGCGGCGATGCTGCCAGAGCTCCCTCCTGACACCTGGCGGCTTGGGAGCTATCTTCCCCGGGCTATCAGGCAGAGGATGGCGGCAGTGGATTCGTATCATCTTCCGTCAGTGATCGCAGCCCTACAGGACCGGTATCACCCCTGTTTCTGA
- a CDS encoding type II toxin-antitoxin system RelE family toxin, which translates to MYTVLFTPTAEKAYGALPRVMRIRLAIALEKYAADPYARHDVRKLRGYPPEKPRYRLRVGDYRILFQIIADKLIICVVAVGKKKNLRY; encoded by the coding sequence GTGTATACCGTACTCTTCACACCCACTGCTGAGAAAGCATATGGTGCATTGCCACGGGTTATGCGAATACGTCTGGCTATAGCCCTTGAAAAGTACGCTGCCGATCCATATGCCCGCCATGATGTGAGAAAGCTGAGGGGGTATCCTCCTGAAAAGCCACGGTATCGGTTGAGAGTGGGTGATTACCGGATACTCTTTCAGATAATTGCTGATAAGCTCATCATATGTGTGGTTGCAGTGGGGAAGAAGAAGAATCTCAGGTATTGA
- a CDS encoding DUF7557 family protein: MPMTSVQIRTETKAKLNDLKIHPRETYDELINRLADAAYDDEPLSQEEIQALCESEEEIQAGRYRNLRDIMRDLGDDQVIWQLGEK; the protein is encoded by the coding sequence ATGCCAATGACATCTGTTCAGATCCGAACTGAGACAAAAGCGAAGCTCAATGATCTGAAGATCCATCCAAGGGAGACATACGATGAACTCATCAATCGTCTTGCCGACGCTGCGTACGATGATGAGCCCCTCTCCCAGGAGGAGATACAAGCCCTATGCGAGAGTGAGGAGGAGATTCAGGCAGGCCGTTATCGTAATCTCAGGGATATTATGCGTGATCTCGGAGATGATCAGGTAATCTGGCAACTGGGTGAGAAATAG
- the trxA gene encoding thioredoxin, giving the protein MDDELEYLRQKRARERLAELEKKPPVQGVVPLSEITFNDFIQQNRFVVVDFWAEWCGPCQRVAPVIEALSHEMDGLVSYAKCNTDEAPRIARQFGISAIPTIILFANGRMIDRVTGAVPKETLRSVVNRAFGLQ; this is encoded by the coding sequence ATGGATGATGAACTGGAGTATCTCAGGCAGAAACGCGCCCGGGAAAGACTGGCAGAACTTGAGAAAAAACCGCCTGTTCAGGGTGTTGTGCCGCTCTCAGAGATTACCTTCAATGACTTTATCCAGCAGAACCGGTTTGTGGTTGTGGATTTCTGGGCGGAATGGTGCGGGCCCTGCCAGAGGGTAGCGCCTGTTATCGAGGCGCTCTCCCATGAGATGGACGGGCTTGTCTCCTATGCCAAATGCAATACAGATGAAGCCCCGCGTATCGCCCGGCAGTTTGGCATCTCCGCAATCCCGACAATCATCCTCTTTGCCAATGGCAGGATGATTGACCGGGTCACGGGAGCGGTTCCAAAAGAGACGCTCCGATCTGTTGTCAACCGGGCATTCGGGCTTCAATAA